Proteins from one Catenuloplanes atrovinosus genomic window:
- a CDS encoding BldC family transcriptional regulator, whose translation MDTGDRLLTPGEVAALFRVDPKTVTRWAAAGRIGSIRTPGGHRRFRESEVRQLLEGEGLEELNKDLPPETNGGSGGHGGYNNPPSLN comes from the coding sequence GTGGACACTGGAGATCGTCTGCTGACGCCGGGCGAGGTGGCTGCGCTGTTCCGCGTCGACCCGAAGACGGTCACTCGCTGGGCGGCCGCCGGCCGGATCGGCAGCATCAGGACACCGGGCGGGCATCGGCGCTTCCGGGAGTCCGAGGTGCGCCAGCTGCTCGAGGGCGAGGGCCTGGAGGAGCTGAACAAGGACCTGCCACCGGAGACGAACGGCGGCAGCGGGGGGCACGGCGGCTACAACAACCCGCCCTCGCTCAACTGA
- a CDS encoding UbiX family flavin prenyltransferase — MRSPWVVGVSGASGTPYAAAVLRALFEAGEPVDLIVSRAARLTILDETGRPFRDAHWKDDLAAWLGTTPGDVVHWPAGDLAAGPSSGSYPVRGLVVVPASTAACAGIAIGLSKDLLQRAAEVSLKERRRVVVVPRETPVTRSHLEHLIALHDAGAVVLPASPGFYGAGAGASAQQLVDFVAGKVLDALGVPHTLFRRWTGELNARSQLSEGGLL, encoded by the coding sequence GTGCGTAGTCCGTGGGTGGTCGGCGTCTCCGGAGCCTCCGGGACGCCGTACGCCGCCGCCGTCCTCCGCGCGCTCTTCGAGGCGGGCGAGCCGGTCGACCTGATCGTCTCCCGGGCCGCCCGCCTGACGATCCTGGACGAGACCGGCCGCCCGTTCCGGGACGCGCACTGGAAGGACGACCTGGCCGCCTGGCTCGGCACCACACCGGGCGACGTCGTGCACTGGCCGGCCGGCGACCTCGCGGCCGGCCCGAGCAGCGGCTCCTATCCGGTGCGCGGACTGGTGGTCGTCCCCGCGTCGACCGCGGCCTGTGCCGGCATCGCCATCGGGCTCTCCAAGGACCTGCTGCAACGCGCCGCCGAGGTCTCCCTCAAGGAGCGCCGCCGCGTCGTCGTGGTGCCCCGTGAGACGCCGGTGACCAGGTCACACCTGGAACACCTGATCGCACTGCACGACGCGGGCGCGGTGGTGCTTCCGGCCAGTCCCGGGTTCTACGGGGCCGGCGCGGGTGCCTCGGCACAGCAACTCGTCGACTTCGTGGCGGGCAAGGTGCTGGACGCGCTCGGCGTACCACACACGCTCTTCCGCCGATGGACCGGCGAGCTCAACGCACGGTCTCAGTTGAGCGAGGGCGGGTTGTTGTAG
- the mqnP gene encoding menaquinone biosynthesis prenyltransferase MqnP, whose protein sequence is MTGTVARPNPVKGFLRLVMIEHSIFALPFAYLAALTAMRSLGTHVQWGTLGLITVAMVSARTVAMAANRIIDVRIDAQNPRTANRELVTGAISMRVAWAGLLISLVIFFASAAALNLLCLLLAPLALFALVIYSYAKRFTNYPQVFLGAAQAVAPVGAWIGVTGAWSWEALVLGLAVGTWIGGFDCIYACQDVDIDRQIGVGSVPVKHGVAGALRIAAATHVLTVALYAAFGYLTGYGWLWWLGLAGIAAVLVYEHRIVRPDDLSRVNRAFFTANGLIAVALFAFALLDLVILQGLRA, encoded by the coding sequence GTGACCGGTACCGTCGCGCGGCCCAACCCGGTCAAGGGGTTCCTGCGGCTGGTGATGATCGAGCACTCGATCTTCGCGCTGCCGTTCGCCTACCTGGCGGCGCTGACCGCCATGCGGTCGCTCGGAACCCACGTGCAGTGGGGAACGCTCGGCCTGATCACGGTCGCCATGGTCTCCGCGCGGACGGTCGCCATGGCCGCCAACCGGATCATCGACGTCCGGATCGACGCGCAGAACCCGCGCACGGCCAACCGCGAGCTGGTCACCGGCGCGATCTCGATGCGCGTCGCCTGGGCCGGCCTGCTGATCTCCCTGGTGATCTTCTTCGCCTCGGCCGCCGCGCTCAACCTGCTCTGCCTGCTGCTCGCGCCGCTGGCCCTCTTCGCGCTGGTGATCTACTCGTACGCCAAGCGTTTCACCAACTACCCCCAGGTCTTCCTGGGCGCGGCGCAGGCCGTGGCCCCGGTCGGCGCGTGGATCGGCGTCACCGGCGCCTGGTCGTGGGAGGCGCTGGTGCTCGGCCTCGCGGTCGGCACCTGGATCGGCGGCTTCGACTGCATCTACGCCTGCCAGGACGTGGACATCGACCGGCAGATCGGCGTCGGCTCGGTCCCGGTCAAGCACGGCGTCGCCGGTGCGCTGCGGATCGCCGCGGCCACGCACGTGCTGACGGTCGCGCTCTACGCCGCGTTCGGCTACCTGACCGGGTACGGCTGGCTCTGGTGGCTCGGCCTGGCCGGGATCGCCGCCGTGCTGGTCTACGAGCACCGGATCGTGCGCCCGGACGACCTGTCCCGCGTCAATCGCGCGTTCTTCACGGCGAACGGGCTGATCGCGGTCGCGCTGTTCGCCTTCGCGCTGCTCGACCTGGTCATCCTGCAGGGACTCCGTGCGTAG
- a CDS encoding PLP-dependent cysteine synthase family protein, whose amino-acid sequence MTAVDVARCDEPARAWVTEAIAKVEADANRSADTHLLPFPLPPEWGIDLYLKDESVHPTGSLKHRLARSLFLYGLCNGWIGPDTTIVEASSGSTAVSEAYFARMLGLPFIAVMPATTSAEKISLIEFQGGKCHLVATPAAASIEARRLADDLGGHFMDQFTYAERATDWRGNNNIAESIFAQLALERHPIPTWVVTGAGTGGTSATIGRYVRYRRHDTRLCVVDVENSAFFPAYRDADWAVETGSGSRIEGIGRPRVEPSFQPAVVDRMLAVPDAASLAAMRAASALLGRRVGGSTGTNLWGAFTLIAEMRAAGRTGSVVTLLCDGGERYADTYFSDTWVADQNLDLSPHLATVQDFLATGTWLPKTL is encoded by the coding sequence GTGACCGCCGTGGACGTCGCCCGGTGCGACGAGCCGGCCCGCGCCTGGGTCACCGAGGCGATCGCCAAGGTCGAGGCGGACGCGAACCGGTCGGCCGACACGCACCTGCTGCCGTTCCCGCTCCCGCCCGAGTGGGGCATCGACCTCTACCTCAAGGACGAGTCGGTGCACCCCACCGGCTCGCTCAAGCACCGCCTGGCCCGATCGCTGTTCCTCTACGGGCTGTGCAACGGCTGGATCGGCCCGGACACCACGATCGTCGAGGCGTCCTCCGGCTCCACCGCGGTCTCCGAGGCGTACTTCGCCCGCATGCTCGGCCTGCCGTTCATCGCGGTCATGCCGGCCACCACCTCCGCCGAGAAGATCAGCCTGATCGAGTTCCAGGGCGGGAAGTGCCACCTGGTCGCCACGCCCGCGGCCGCCTCCATCGAGGCCCGCCGGCTCGCGGACGACCTCGGCGGCCACTTCATGGACCAGTTCACGTACGCGGAGCGCGCCACCGACTGGCGCGGCAACAACAACATCGCCGAGTCGATCTTCGCGCAGCTCGCGCTGGAACGGCACCCGATCCCGACCTGGGTCGTCACCGGCGCCGGCACCGGCGGCACCAGCGCCACCATCGGCCGCTACGTCCGCTACCGCCGCCACGACACCCGCCTCTGCGTCGTCGACGTGGAGAACTCCGCGTTCTTCCCCGCGTACCGCGACGCCGACTGGGCCGTCGAGACCGGCAGCGGCTCCCGCATCGAGGGCATCGGCCGCCCCCGCGTCGAGCCCAGCTTCCAGCCCGCCGTCGTCGACCGCATGCTCGCCGTCCCCGACGCCGCCTCGCTCGCCGCCATGCGCGCCGCCAGCGCCCTCCTCGGCCGTCGCGTCGGCGGCTCCACCGGCACCAACCTGTGGGGCGCCTTCACGCTGATCGCCGAGATGCGCGCCGCGGGCCGTACCGGCTCCGTCGTCACCCTCCTCTGCGACGGCGGCGAACGCTACGCCGACACGTACTTCTCCGACACCTGGGTCGCCGACCAGAACCTGGACCTGAGCCCGCACCTCGCCACCGTGCAGGACTTCCTCGCGACCGGGACGTGGCTTCCTAAAACCCTTTAA
- a CDS encoding DEAD/DEAH box helicase gives MTTFVDPSTFPSLFDSSADSTAESLPSAPAETPAPEAGFEALGLPNRLVRALAREGITTPFEIQAATVPDALAGRDVLGRGQTGSGKTLAFGLPVLARVAAGGRAEPHRPKALILVPTRELAMQVADALMPLGKPLGVFIKTAVGGVPYDRQIDSLRRGVEIIVATPGRLGDLINRGVCSLDKVEITVLDEADQMADMGFLPEVTELLSKTPEGSQRLLFSATLDKDVDTLVKRFMTDPVTHSTAPPVATVSTMDHHMLLIPPQDKFPVTASIAARKGRTIIFARTQMGVDRLVEQLAAVGVRAGALHGGKTQRARTRTLAEFKEGRTNVLVATDVAARGIHVDGISLVLHVDPPKDPKDYLHRAGRTARAGESGAVATLVLPKQRRTTLGMLEKAGVSPAQTRVRAGDAALTELVGAQEPSGVPVVDEPEPPRRSEGGRGRRFGGGGDRGPRRFDGDRGPRRFDGDRPRRFDGPREDRPRRFDAPRDGAQPNGDHRANGDHRANGDHRANGDRRPSWRSRDERPRDDRPRDDRPSGGERPHRRPARTH, from the coding sequence TTGACGACTTTCGTTGACCCCAGCACGTTCCCGTCCCTCTTCGACTCTTCCGCGGACTCGACCGCAGAGTCCCTCCCCTCCGCTCCCGCGGAGACTCCCGCTCCGGAGGCCGGTTTCGAGGCCCTCGGCCTTCCGAACCGCCTGGTCCGGGCGCTCGCCCGCGAGGGCATCACCACGCCGTTCGAGATCCAGGCGGCGACCGTCCCCGACGCGCTGGCCGGCCGGGACGTGCTCGGCCGCGGCCAGACCGGCTCCGGCAAGACGCTGGCGTTCGGCCTGCCCGTGCTCGCCCGCGTCGCCGCCGGCGGCCGTGCCGAGCCGCACCGCCCGAAGGCGCTGATCCTGGTGCCGACGCGTGAGCTGGCCATGCAGGTGGCGGACGCGCTGATGCCGCTGGGCAAGCCGCTGGGCGTGTTCATCAAGACCGCGGTCGGCGGCGTGCCGTACGACCGGCAGATCGACTCGCTCCGCCGGGGCGTCGAGATCATCGTGGCCACGCCGGGCCGGCTCGGCGACCTGATCAACCGCGGCGTCTGCAGCCTGGACAAGGTGGAGATCACGGTCCTGGACGAGGCGGACCAGATGGCCGACATGGGCTTCCTGCCCGAGGTCACCGAGCTGCTGTCCAAGACGCCGGAGGGCAGCCAGCGCCTGCTCTTCTCCGCGACGCTGGACAAGGACGTGGACACGCTGGTCAAGCGGTTCATGACCGACCCGGTGACGCACTCGACCGCGCCGCCGGTCGCCACGGTCTCGACCATGGATCACCACATGCTGCTGATCCCGCCGCAGGACAAGTTCCCGGTGACCGCGTCGATCGCCGCCCGCAAGGGCCGCACGATCATCTTCGCGCGTACGCAGATGGGCGTGGACCGGCTCGTCGAGCAGCTCGCGGCCGTCGGCGTCCGGGCCGGCGCGCTGCACGGCGGCAAGACGCAGCGGGCGCGCACCCGCACGCTGGCGGAGTTCAAGGAGGGCCGGACGAACGTGCTGGTCGCCACGGACGTCGCCGCGCGCGGCATCCACGTGGACGGCATCTCGCTGGTCCTGCACGTCGACCCGCCGAAGGACCCGAAGGACTACCTGCACCGGGCCGGCCGCACCGCGCGCGCCGGCGAGTCCGGCGCGGTGGCCACGCTGGTCCTGCCGAAGCAGCGCCGCACCACGCTCGGCATGCTGGAGAAGGCCGGCGTCAGCCCCGCCCAGACCCGCGTCCGCGCCGGCGACGCCGCGCTGACCGAGCTGGTCGGCGCGCAGGAGCCGTCCGGCGTCCCGGTCGTCGACGAGCCCGAGCCGCCGCGCCGCTCCGAGGGCGGCCGTGGCCGTCGCTTCGGCGGCGGTGGCGACCGCGGCCCGCGCCGTTTCGACGGCGACCGCGGCCCGCGTCGCTTCGACGGCGACCGCCCGCGGCGTTTCGACGGCCCGCGCGAGGACCGTCCGCGCCGCTTCGACGCCCCGCGCGACGGCGCCCAGCCCAACGGCGACCACCGCGCGAACGGCGACCACCGCGCCAACGGCGACCACCGCGCCAACGGCGACCGCCGCCCGAGCTGGCGTTCCCGCGACGAGCGCCCGCGCGACGACCGTCCCCGCGACGACCGTCCCAGCGGCGGCGAGCGTCCGCATCGCCGTCCGGCTCGCACGCACTGA
- a CDS encoding Lrp/AsnC family transcriptional regulator, which yields MDTTDLKIVELLRGNARISYAELARQVGLSAPAVHERVGKLESNGVLRGYQAEVDPEAVGLGVTAFIGIVQDSGGDTDDVSAALRDMPEVEDCYFMAGVESFLIKARVGTIGELEQVILRIGRVPGVASTRTAIALSTKWENRPQPVVR from the coding sequence GTGGATACAACTGACCTGAAAATCGTGGAGCTGCTGCGCGGCAACGCGCGCATCTCGTACGCGGAGCTGGCCCGCCAGGTCGGCCTCTCCGCGCCCGCCGTGCACGAGCGCGTCGGCAAGCTGGAGTCCAACGGCGTCCTGCGCGGCTACCAGGCCGAGGTGGACCCGGAGGCGGTCGGGCTCGGCGTCACCGCGTTCATCGGCATCGTGCAGGACTCCGGCGGCGACACCGACGACGTCTCGGCCGCGCTGCGCGACATGCCCGAGGTCGAGGACTGCTACTTCATGGCCGGCGTCGAATCGTTCCTGATCAAAGCGCGGGTCGGCACCATCGGCGAGCTGGAGCAGGTCATCCTCCGCATCGGCCGGGTGCCGGGCGTGGCCAGCACGCGCACCGCGATCGCGCTCTCCACCAAGTGGGAGAACCGTCCGCAGCCGGTGGTCCGGTGA